Part of the Dreissena polymorpha isolate Duluth1 chromosome 12, UMN_Dpol_1.0, whole genome shotgun sequence genome, CACATAAAACAGGTACCTGGAAGTTTCCCACAATGCTGACACCCAGCACGGTGAGCAGGCCGATGATGTAAGCGGCAGTGTTGAGACGTAAGAGGCCCATCCGACCTGGGACGGACCGGAAGTGGTAGAGGATGTGACTGTACCGGATGTAGATAATAAAGCCACCTGAATATTAGGCAAGTAAGTATGATTTAAGACGGTTACATGTTTAAAATCACAAACTTGTGTTACAAAAGCTGTGTTTGTGTTCGATGCTACTGATGATACGTGGGGCttgaaaaaccataacaaaaGACCGTAGAAAAAAAGAATCGCAATGTCGCATGATGACAAATACATGAAACGTTGAACTGAAACCtaatacttaacccatttatgcctagtggactctcccatccttctaaattggatcaatttattcccaaaattagggatgtctagtatatttttttctatatttagaatatttcttacagaaaatgctttacgctaggaataaatgggttaaatggatTTATGCATCTCAGGTAATGGCAATTCACAGCAGATGATCGTATTATAATATAACTAGGTGGGTCGAATCTTGCGACGGGCATTTGGGTTTACTCTAAGACTTTGTACACCAGAATGATGAGAGTCAAGAATACACATATCAGATAAACACAAAAACTGAGCAATTGGCAACGAACATGCAACATGAAATGCTATATTTAACATCGTGTTGCTTGGTTACCTATGACAGCGCCGATGTTGAGCAGCTGACCGAACACGCAGCTGTCCGGGGGGATGGTTCCCGTGTCACTGATGTACGGGAAGCCGGGCTCTACGTGCTTGTAAGCAACCGCCATCGAATACCTGCATAGAAACACAAATGGGTTTGTAAAATTCATATGGCTTGATGATGGAATTGCATTAACACCGCTTTCAGCCGTACTTAAGTTTAGTAACAagaaacaagaaattaaaaagaaGAAATTCTGCGTATATTCtcactttgaaaaaaaaggtagaacattaataaaattaaatcaaaggtttaagtgttaatttttttACAGAATAGTCGCATATCAACAGCCTGATATGTTTGTTATAAAGTTCACGTATATTTAAGTACATAATACAGTTCGTAGATATGAAATGTACTCCGTGAGATCACCTCATATGTGTACTCACATGACTTAATATGAATTGATTTATTCGTCATCGAAACATGATGTTGATACTTGATTAAGACTCAGttttcttttaacacatttaaaaacacGGTTACATCcgatcatgcgaaaattggtcttatgtcatatgatAAATGCGAAGCTCAAGCCCAGCCTCTGGTCATGGGCCACGCTTTCCTTTATTAAACACAAGGATTCGTGGCATCTCCCGAGTATCCTCCTCAGCATatcctgataagactgtgcggcTGGAGCAAGCTGGCAGGATATCGCATAAGAACTATTTTCGAATGACGTGCGTCTTTAaaaaatctcattgcgtcttgtaaatggaacattaaACCACGATAATTTCCGTTTGACcattgaagtcacactgtgtaTTTTTAGCAAACTGAATTGTGTTTCCCATCGATATTATTTATACGCGACTGCTAAGTGAGTTGCGGGTCGACAGTTAATCGGAGCAGTTATTATTTTCTTTCTCAAACACCACGTTATTCTTATTGCTGATGCGgaattgtttaaatttatcagCATTCGTTATCACAATGCATTTAGTTTCGGTAAAAATATGGACAAACTTGTAAAGGCAAACCAGTTAAGCTCCAGTCCCATTTAAGCACGGATAGATACGGTAGTCCCAGATCGCAAGGATCCAACGAATTAAGATCAGGAAGATCCGTGGACTTTTGGGATTTTTAAGCGTCGACATTCTTTCAAATACAATCCCTCCAGGTGCCAAATCACGGCATAAACACGGACCATCCCGTGCAAAAATGGTCAAACCCGACACAGGAAAAACACGGACCAACGCGAAAGAGATACGGACTAAACTCGATCTCCCCCGGGCCGACATTAACTTGTATAAAAGCAAACAGATTTTCGGTGATCCCATCATGTATCTTATAGGATACATTGTATTTTGTGCACATAGCTAAAACGTCAAAACGAAAACGACAATGATACGAACTGTCAAAGTGAGCCTTGCAGTTCCCAAATGATCGTCACTAAGCACCATCCGTTACCAATGAAGAACTGCAGCAACACGACGAAACAATGCCAATTTTCAGGCCAAAATCGCCATGAAGATCTACAAGTATCAACTTCACCCACAAGTTTCAACTTCACCCACAGAAACTGTCGCTTTAGAGAAATAGAAGACGTCCCTAGTTCTTTCACAGGAACAGTACGGTCGATTTGCTCAAGAAGAATCATGTGTAGTTCACACAGTGCATGGCGGTTGAGTGTGCAGAGAGCTCCGAGATACCATCTATGAGCATGTTGTCGTTTCGCCATTGTCTTGGTATGATGGTGTGATTGTTTTCCTCATTGTCAGCTACACGTACATTCTAATGTCATTTGCGCAGTCTCAAAGGGTTGTGTACGCAGATGCAAGACAACACAATGGACGTCACTGTCTCTGGAGACTGCAACATTGTAGTAAGCAGACATCGACAGCAATGAGCAAGAATACCGAACGCGTTTGTTGAAATTAGCCACCCCCTATAACATTCGTACTTGAAGACTCTTGTCAGTGGTTTCCGTTAGCTCACTGTTGTTGTGTATAAACTGCTGATCCATTTCTGCCTACTTTCGCCGAAATAAACTTGTAGTTGGCGTCGACCAAGGCCATGGGGATTATGCAATCTTAACCATTGTACTTATTTTACAATAGCCAAACGGCGAGACTTTACGGCGCTGTGCTTCCCGTGGAAGGCACCCTCGCTGTTGTGAAGCTACAACGGGTTTTCAAACTGATTGACGATGCAAGTCCACTCATCCGGCTTTTAAGGACGGGGAACTAGATTCTCAGTAAATGCTGAAAGTATTGTATCACAGACCTGACGAATGATATTGGAAAAAGTGTTGTGTGCGACCCGGAAACCATTCATCCGAGAGTAGTAGCTTTCCCTTGAAGCTATGTAACTCAATGCTACTGTCAACTCAATGCCAGCGTCAGTGTCTTCTGTATTTGGACTTTTTAGACTTCACTCAAGTTTGTGCTTGTTGGTACGGGTTGGTCCGTGTCGATGCCTTGGTTTAACAGGGTTGATGGTTTTTCAAAGAACATCGACGCTAAAGCCCAAGTCCCATATAGATACCGAAAAAGCACGGATCGGATCCGGCACGATTCGGAATGTGAACCGTGTAGCCGCCGTGTAGCTCCATGTCGACCCATGTAGTTCATTGAACGTCCGGGAATGTCCTTGGGGCTCCGGCTAACATGACCGATTTTGGAGGTAACCAATGTCGTCCTGATCCGTGACGATCCGGGACGATGTCAGCACCTGGGGTGATCCGGAATGGTCCGTGTAACTGCCCTATTGGGACGGGGACAGCCATATTTGTGCCTTGGTTGTCTTTGACATTCCGGGAACACATTTTAGTGAAACACATTGTAGTTATATGTTATTAATCATACAGTATAAAGAAAAGGTAGTGTTTTGAATGGTGATAGTTTATCGTTCAAGGCGTAGGAATTTTATCCGGTCAGCCGAGCACAATATTTTTTCCTTATCCAAGACACCAACCATCTATTCTGTTTATCCTTATGTTTTAATCTTGTGATTATATCCTTTATTTCAAGTGTTTCTCgtcattgataaaaacaatgaAGTCGATTAAACTCAATAGCAACCGCCAATAGTTAGTTCCGGCATGTGATATAGACAATACACAAATCACGTATCAACTAACCGTATATCACTTAGTTTATCACGCATCCTTTATCTTTcaataaatatggtaaaaaacAGCATAATAATAACATCCTGTAATAAAActgacaaacaaaataacataagtattttaaatttgtattcaaATTTCTTGCTGATCAGCCATCCCCTCTCGCTTTTTGAGACGACATGATCGCAAAATTCTTTATTAGGAAGTTTAGCCTATTAGCAATTTCGTTGGTTGCAGATCTTTTATTCTTGTCTAACAGTCCTGGCGCTCTCATACCAGATCTTCAACATAGTCCCGGACTCCAGATTAAGCTCTGCTTTGTTTTAAATCCAAAGCTCTGTTTTATTTGCCGTGTGTTAGCATTTCTTCTTGCGTTTCGTGTACAACATAGTTTTCTCCTTGAGCAAAGCGGCCAACTACCGACCCCATTTTCCTCTTAAAGGACGAGATGAATTACTTTTTCATTTTAGTGTTGTTTCCGTGGGTGGTGCTAATGCATGTAGATGTACTTGTGAAGTTGATGACGATCTAGATCTGGACCTTGAGCTTGTTTCTTCTTGTTTGTGCTGTTCTTCATCGGTAGCAGATGGTGCTCGTATTGAGCGTTAGGTAACTGGAATGCAAACTTTTACAgtacatttaattttgtttgcatttcGACGTTTTAACTGTGTACTGAAAATACGACGTTTCCCGTTTTAGATCCGATTGCATAATGATGGAATCACtttgtgcgtgtgtttgtgtgcgtgcgtgtgtttgcgtgtgtgtgtgtatgtgtgcgtgtcaGTTTGTGCATTTTGAAGTTCTATCGCGCCTGAAGCTGCATTATGTGCAGACTTACAGTGTGTCAGATCACTTCTACCTAATTAATTTTCTTCACTCGAGAAAAGCGAATAATATTGAATCATACTTGCAATTTTCAGATATTTGTATTTACTGCAAAATTTCAATATAAGTGTGATCTTGTGCTGTTCAGTGAAGCTGGAGTACCCAGAGGAAATctcacctgtctggtatggtgaccaaCAACCAAATTTACATGCTGCCAAGACCGGGTAtagaacccgggtcgcctaggtgaaaagcgcgtgtaccaaccactgcgcttactGGCCAGCCAAATCGATGAAATTACCGAACATCAACCtgcttttatataaattattgtcGGTCCGTGGAAAATCGTGTTTGATCCGTATCGCTGCCGTGGTTATCCGTGTTGTTGCCGTGTACTTTCGGGATGGTCCGTGTAGATGACGTGTCGGTCCGTGTTTGTCCGGGGCTATCCGTATTTCTGCCTTTTTGGTCCGGAACAGTCCGTATGGGCGCCTTGTTGATTGCTGGTGTTGCTGCCGGGACTGACTGTGTTGATATGATTTGGTTCGTGTAGATACCGTGTTGTCACCGGGATGAGGGTCTTTGGAAGACCGTCGAtgctaatttgtttttaaataaatccaCGGATCGTTCCAGATCATTCCAGATCTTGATCTTGGTACTGCCGTGTTAATCTGTGCTTATATGGGACTGGGGCTTAAGATATAATGTCCCCTTCATTTTGTAGAGAACGTGATTATTTTGAATGCCAATATCAAAATCGTGTTTGATCCGTATCGCTGCCGTGGTTATCCGTGTTGTTGCCGTGTACTTTCGGGATGGTCCGTGTAGATGACGTGTCGGTCCGTGTTTGTCCGGGGCTATCCGTATTTCTGCCTTTTTGGTCCGGAACAATCCGTATGGGCGCCTTGTTGATTGCTGGTGTTGCTGCCGGGACTGACTGTGTTGATATGATTTGGTTCGTGTAGATACCGTGTTGTCACCGGGATGAGGGTCTTTGGAAGACCGTCGAtgctaatttgtttttaaataaatccaCGGATCGTTCCAGATCATTCCAGATCTTGATCTTGGTACTGCCGTGTTAATCTGTGCTTATATGGGACTGGGGCTTAAGATATAATGTCCCCTTCATTTTGTAGAGAACGTGATTATTTTGAATGCCAATATCAGATGTGTAGAAAGTAAAGTCATCTGAAAAAAGATCAATAGCCGAACGTCGAGAAAGAGATGAATATAGTTAATATATATTAGAGAAAGAGATGAATAAAGTTAATATATATTAGAGAAAGAGATGAATATAGTTAATATATATTAGAGAAAGAGATGAATATAGTTAATATATATTAGAGAAAGAGATGAATATAGTTAATATATATTAGAGAAAGAAGCTGACTAGGGACAGACTGTTGTGTAACCCAGGCTTTATAGTTTTAAATGAGGatttatttgagccgcgttctgtgaaaactgggattaatgcttgtaaggtgtcgtcccagattagactgcactggcttatctgggatgacactttacgctcatgcattaaacccccttttcacagagtggtGCTCATTTATATTAACTTCAAGTTTATTAAAATCGTGACTTTTTATCATGACATATACGTAGAAACACTATTAAATATCTCTATTGAATTAACAACGATGGCAGATTATTCGTTTAATATAAGAATTAaacgttataattaaaaaaataaataaaatgtgaatattctTTATAAATGTTTGATAATAAACACGTTCTGTACTGCATACACGCTACCGACTCACGTGATGATGAACGACAACGGCAGGTAGATGGCCATAATGACCGGAAGCCAATGGTGGTGCGTCTCAAGCATCCTCGACCCTTACCGCCTGAACCCAGCGGCACAATGGCACACTACTTCCGGTATTTTTTCTAACGAAACAACTTCAAATCGCcggtttttgttttatattaaacataagaTAATAACATTGAACTTTCGATTTTCCATATGCTTTACAGCgttacacaataaataaaaacattgagACAAACTTTTGTACGTTTATACTTTTAGTGTCAGTCCCTAATTTGTTTACGTATAATGCACACGCTCTCCTCGATTAAGTTTTAATATTAAGAAAAAATGACAATCCTCTCCGTGTCAACTAATAGATAACATTTCAAGGAAAATCCACTTATTAATGTCCTAATGATACACATCATTTTATATCGCATTATCATAGGTCTACTGCATGACTTGTAATGATTGGCTACTTGCCCACACTTCAAATCGGTCGTTGAGACAATATTGCGACCGTTGTAATATGACATACATTTTGACATGTCAGCTTTATATTCAAAACTCGCCGTTAATCAACCGATAATcaaaatgagcatttgtttttgcaaatttaGCTGCGAATTACAATACAGGTTAAATTTTAGATTACCTATATGTCCAAAGGTGATTGTTAGCATAGATATAAGTCGCGATATCTTGATGTTAATGTATGCACACTATTTTTTAAAGATAGCTCATCCATTATAAGACACACATAGGTCAATCGggttttatgcatttgtattgcTAACTTGGTCTTCTCTGTCATTAAACAGTACATCGATGCTATGTGCATATAGACACTGGTGTCTGAAAGACGGAGGCATTCGATATATGCTCTAAAACACTATAATAGAACTCTAAAACACTATAGTACAAGACATGTTTGTCAAAACACGAGATTATGTAGATTGAATTATGCTTACATGTGAAATATACAGGCGCACATTTCAGTGATATAATATGTTTTTGGCTCCCGATTTGATGCAATCAATAAACAGGTCTGTCAAACATGCCGGGCTCAACGCTGTGAAATTATTATGTTAACATACTGATACCATCCCTGAGATTGTCTATAATATTGTTACTAAATATTGAGCATGAAATACAATAAATGTTTGAAACCATTAATGCATCCGGTAATAGATCATATTTAATTTCCTTCGTGGTTACTGGAACAAACGCGAGTAGATGTGctattttttgaaacaaaatactaGTTATAGCCGAAAATAATAAACATCCTATCATGTAGCAATTTATACAATTTagaaatttttaatattctaggAACAAATCCTTATTAAAATTACACATCTTCTTGGACATACTTACATGGTAAgagtttgtttggttctcataaACGGACGTCGTTTTCCGCAATCACGCACTCGTGTCTATAGCGTGGGACTGTGGCGACATCACACACTCATGTCTATAGCGTGGGACTGTGGCGACATCACACACTCATTTCTATAGCGAGGGACTGTGGCGACATCACACACTCATTTCTATAGCGAGGGACTGTGGCGACATCACACACTCATTTCTATAGCGAGGGACTGTGGCGACATCACACACTCATTTCTATAGCGAGGGACTGTGGCGACATCACACACTCATTTCTATAGCGAGGGACTGTGGCGACATCACACACTCATTTCTATAGCGAGGGACTGTGGCGACATCACACACTTATTTCTATAGCGAGGGACTGTGGCGATTCAATGCAAGGCgtattacaaatacatgtatacagcaATTCGGCGAAGATCCGCTTAATCATATGAGCCGCGAACtgcgcataatgcatgtgcgtaaaatgtcgtcccagattagcctgtgcagtccgcacaggctaattagggacgacactttccgcttttatggtatttttcgtttgaaggaagtctcgtctacacgaaaatccagttaaggcggaaagtgtcgtccctgattagcctgtgcggactgcacaggctaatctgggatgacactttacgcacatgcattatgcccagttttctcagaactcgacaCATATGATCAAATCACTCATCAATAATATACGTGTATCCGTTATGAATTGTATTAAGGAAATTATTATGTTCAGCACGCAGTGTAAAAAGCGGGAATGAACATGTATAACACATTATCAACTTCTTAAATATACACTCAGTGATAAGTTCGTTTGCGCCAATAGTAGGGAAACATATACAGCTGTATacatactactcaaaatttgctaaggatcactttttatagtatgtgttatttgaagttcacccctagctagattcagccagcgtcacgcatcaatgaaaAATCAATccataaacataaaatcaaaaacacacattataatatcaaaacctgcataataacaattttaattaaattaaattaaattgaagataatgtgaaaataaaaagtgatccttagcaaattttgagtagtatatatatGCAGATCTTTATATATGCAAGGAACCAATTAGCAAAAAAATTGAAACACacaataaatgtactagacaagagataaatatacacacaaatCACTAAAACAACCACTAGATAAAAATGGGGTTACCGCCTTAGAAAGGTCGATTCGAAGAATTAATAGCTTAAACCGGTTTTGTAGAGCTCCAAAACCTCACACGTAGTTGTATACGTTAATAGCATATTTCAGCCTTGTTCTGAgcaaacagggcttaatgcatgtgcgtaaagtgtcatcccagattagcctgtgcactccgcacaggctaatcagggacgacactttccgtttttatggtatttttagtttcaaggaaatcaagtttaggcggaaagtgtcgtccttgattagcctgtgcggactgcacaggctaatcttggatgacactttacgcacatgcatgatgcccagttttctcagaacgcaattCATTTACAAAATTGGCAGTACAGagataataaaacaaacacattcattaacaattaataaattttgcgCCACCTTATTTGGGAAGTTCAATGCAAAAAAACTACAATATTGAGGGTTTAAAGCAATATTTAGAAGCTACAAACCACACCATTTGCCGAGACATACAAGTGAAAAAATGATGTAAACTCATATCATCCCAATTTAAATCCACTAAAACAgtgtaatataattaaaattaaactagTAAGTGGTTGGAGATATTGAAATGGTTTGGAAACTAACTATATTGGAATTACTCATGGCAGTCAATTGAAATAAGAAGTAGGGGGAGGGGATAATTTTATGAGAAACAGCAAactcttaaatattgttttaaaagacGTACTTTCAAacgcatttatttattttcggtGAACCGTAGAACTATTATCAAACACTTCCTGCGTTGCAAACCTGCATTCCCACTAGCCCTGTGTAATAccaattcatatatatatatatatatataagaaataatcgacgggtaaccttTATTGTGAACGAACCAGAcgattttcatttttaaacctgAACGTTAATACTTTTTTGCATGTTTATTGGTTTATTTACATACTCGAACATTGCCATTCAAAATTGTTTACACATACGtgcaatttaatatataaaaagtttccTTCAATTTAATTGTCAATTACTATACATCGATACTAATAATATGTATGCACATATTGATCTGGTAGGCTTCTTAAATCACcgtttgttgaaatgttttataaCCGAAAAATAGTCGGTATATACAATTTTTGTTTAccaattgtgtttgtttacattagTTTTGTTTCTTTCATGCTGAATTTCATATGCGCTTACATCGAGAAGTGTTTAAGAAGTCTTGTTACATGATTTGTTTAGACAAAAAACGATTATCTTTGCCAAACTACTCGATCAACAGCTCAAGAAGAAAAATCGATTCGACACGCTAAAACATAGGTCCCATTTTAATtgcaacaagatatgtgtttttcagaaacactatgtccccttttgcgccgctttgaatctatatatttgacctttgaccttgaaggatgaccttgactttgacctttcaccactcaaaatgtgcagctccatgagatacacatgcatgacaaatatcaagttgctatcttcaatattgcaaaagttactgcaaatgttaaagttggggcaaacaaacaaacacacaaaccgacagacagggcaaaaacaatatggtgggggacataacaccTTTTTTTCAGACGTCGAAAGCATCTGATAAATTGTCAGATCGTCAATGTGTAACGGAAAATACACCTTTCTTGTCATTCTGATGTCTTTCCTTACGTACAGACAGGAATCATGTTTCCTTAAATTATGAAAGTTTGTAAAGCATTAAAAACATTTGCCAGAAGCAGATTGGGCATTCCGAAGTGAATCGCCATGTCCTCGTGTTTTGTTTCTTCCTGGTCACACAAGTCGCGATCCAATAATTTGTTACAGATATGTTCGTGACCAACTGCCGACTCCAAGTCTTATAAATAGACACTGTGTTTACCTAGCCGCGGATTAGGAGATTTCAAATTTAAGCGTTTCGAAATGTATGATAACGCATACGACAACCTCTCTTGTTATCAAAATGTAGGGCGGCCGCTTTATCGTTCTGCAAATAATAACGATTTAACAGTCAAGATGAAAACTACTAGGCGAAAAATCCGATCTGTCGACTTAAGATAAGCAAGTACACATTTTGAATGTGGGAGGAGTAAatcatatattattaaaatgatgCACATGCATACAGTTTTCTCCCAGATTAGGTTATGCTGTATGCCCAGgataatcagggaggacactttccgaaattaaacgagacttaccttgTGAAAGTcgatgttttcttttctttttatgaGGATATAGAATAATGGAGGGATTAAATGAGATGTGTGCGCATGCGCAATCAGACGTCAATGCTTTTTTGCCAGTATTTCTTCTTTATTGCAAACTGAGTCGTAGATTAAACTCTGTAGGAAGGGAGGGTGGTTTTTTAATTTCACCGTAATTCTTTATCATTATAGAATtgcaattaaacattaaattaattaagcTAAGTCTCGTTCAATTTTTCAATTCTATTTCGCTTAATAGAATTACTACGGTATTAAATGATatgttaatgcaaaaaaatgGCAACAACATACCTTAACACTTTAATATAGTATTGTCAAATGTGTCTTTCTTTATCACTTTTTTATTATAGAACTTCGTAAATATACTTTGATTTGAAATTTCCTTAATTGGAACACCTCGGAGATTTGCCTTTAATGCAACTGCAGGTCGCGAACTATGTGGTGTAAACGTATCACTAACACCCGTCCGAATCATTACCGTCTTCATCCATCTAGCAATCGTGTCCCTTATTACAGGCTTAATTTAAATGGCTTGATATAGCTGATCAGCAATGTCATTTCAGTTTAACTTCTTAACATTTTAGTCCTGTACAAAAACTCTTTTTAAACTGGGTAAAACACAACGCCTCCTATCCGGAGGGTAAGCCTTGAAATGGAACAACGAACAATCAAAAAACACATCTGCTTTGCTTAAGCAAACTTCTAAACTGTAAAATAAACTCAGAATTTAACTTTTTAATGTCATGTACACCAAGCAGATGTATTGTCTGCACTCTTTGCATTCGTAAGAATAATTAACACACTCAGTTTTACTGTAAAATCTTTCAAAGTTAATTGTTTCACTGGTGAACGTATCTTAAATTCATCAATACCTTATCAACATCCCACGTAAACGAATA contains:
- the LOC127853106 gene encoding DNA damage-regulated autophagy modulator protein 2-like isoform X10, with amino-acid sequence MLETHHHWLPVIMAIYLPLSFIITYSMAVAYKHVEPGFPYISDTGTIPPDSCVFGQLLNIGAVIGGFIIYIRYSHILYHFRSVPGRMGLLRLNTAAYIIGLLTVLGVSIVGNFQETNVIGVHLLGAFMGFVVGFVYFVLQTVISYKVRDTDIPGNTPNIRKFRVLLNVIDFIFLVLAATLSPISKTLGPGPGVNRLKWTAHHPFSLIDYRIRE